The region GGCTCACAGTGGGAGTTTACGCTTTGGGTATTATTGGATCATCAGTTCATACAGGCTTTATGTTAAGATTAAATTTTTGCAAGATCAATGTGATTAACCATTATTTTTGTGATCTTTTCCCACTCTTGGAGCTATCATGCTCTAGTATATACATCAATGAACTCTTGGTTCTTTTCCTGAGTGCATTAAATATCCTGACACCTGCCTTAACCATCCTTATGTCCTACATCTTCATCATAGCCAGCATCCTCCGTATTCGCTCCACTGAGGGCAGGTCCAAAGCCTTCAGCACCTGCAGTTCCCACATCTCTGCTGTCGCTATCTTCTATGGCTCTGCTGCATTCATGTACTTACAGCCATCATCAGTGAGTTCAATGGACCAAGGAAAAGTGTCCTCTGTGTTTTACACTACTGTTGTGCCCATGCTGAACCCCTTGATCTATAGCCTAAGGAATAAGGATGTCAAAGCTGctgtaaaaaaaattcttaacagaTGAACATGGCAGACTCATGAATGGAGTTGTTGTCATAGaagcacatatttttttttctgtgtgtaagtTAGCCCTACTTTGCTTA is a window of Arvicanthis niloticus isolate mArvNil1 chromosome 26, mArvNil1.pat.X, whole genome shotgun sequence DNA encoding:
- the LOC143438845 gene encoding olfactory receptor 8G3-like, with translation MGSGNHSMVIEFILAGFSTKPELQLPLFLLFLGIYLLTVLGNLGMITLILLSSHLHTPMYFFLSSLSFIDLCHSTVITPKMLVNFVTEKNIISYPECMTQLYCFLVFAIAECHMLAVMAYDRYVAICNPLLYNVVMSHHLCFWLTVGVYALGIIGSSVHTGFMLRLNFCKINVINHYFCDLFPLLELSCSSIYINELLVLFLSALNILTPALTILMSYIFIIASILRIRSTEGRSKAFSTCSSHISAVAIFYGSAAFMYLQPSSVSSMDQGKVSSVFYTTVVPMLNPLIYSLRNKDVKAAVKKILNR